The following proteins are co-located in the Trichormus variabilis 0441 genome:
- a CDS encoding NAD-dependent epimerase/dehydratase family protein — translation MPTVLITGSSGLIGSESVHFFAQKGFRILGIDNNMRAVFFGESASTDWNRQILEDKYGERYRHYDIDIRDRTAIENLFQEYSTDISLIIHTAAQPSHDWAAKDPHTDFTVNANGTLVLLEATRQYCPQAVFIFTSTNKVYGDTPNYLPLQELETRWEIAPNHQYKEGIDESMTIDNSKHSLFGASKVAADVLVQEYGRYFGMKTASFRGGCLTGPNHSGAQLHGFLAYLMKCTISGDTYTIFGYKGKQVRDNIHSYDLVNAFYHFYQNPRCGEIYNIGGSRHSNCSMLEAIAICENIVGKKLQYTYTDDNRSGDHIWYISDVGKFRSHYPTWEYKYNLQQILEEIYYAQTSRQTNYAKSH, via the coding sequence ATGCCCACTGTTCTAATTACTGGTTCATCTGGTCTGATAGGTTCAGAATCCGTTCATTTTTTCGCCCAGAAAGGTTTTCGGATTTTGGGCATTGATAATAATATGCGTGCGGTGTTTTTTGGTGAATCTGCTTCGACAGACTGGAATCGTCAAATTTTAGAAGATAAATATGGTGAGAGGTATCGCCACTATGATATCGATATCCGCGATCGCACTGCTATAGAAAACCTCTTTCAAGAATATTCTACTGATATTTCTCTCATTATCCATACAGCAGCGCAACCATCCCATGATTGGGCTGCAAAAGACCCCCACACAGATTTTACAGTCAATGCCAACGGCACTTTAGTTCTATTAGAAGCAACTCGACAATACTGTCCGCAAGCAGTTTTTATATTTACTTCCACTAACAAAGTCTATGGCGATACCCCTAACTATCTACCTTTACAGGAGTTAGAGACTCGCTGGGAAATTGCGCCCAATCATCAATACAAAGAAGGTATTGATGAGTCAATGACAATTGACAACTCTAAGCATTCCCTCTTTGGGGCTTCCAAAGTTGCCGCAGATGTACTAGTTCAAGAATATGGCAGATATTTCGGCATGAAAACTGCCAGTTTTAGAGGTGGTTGTTTGACTGGGCCTAATCATTCTGGCGCTCAATTGCATGGCTTTCTCGCTTACTTAATGAAATGTACTATTTCGGGTGATACGTACACTATCTTTGGCTACAAAGGCAAACAGGTTAGAGATAATATCCACAGTTACGACTTAGTGAACGCCTTTTATCACTTCTATCAAAACCCCAGATGTGGAGAGATTTATAACATCGGTGGTTCTCGGCATAGTAATTGTTCTATGTTAGAAGCGATCGCAATTTGCGAAAATATCGTCGGTAAAAAGCTGCAATATACCTATACAGATGATAATCGATCTGGCGATCACATCTGGTATATTTCAGATGTGGGTAAGTTTCGCTCTCACTATCCCACATGGGAGTATAAATATAATCTTCAACAAATACTAGAGGAGATTTATTATGCTCAAACATCTAGACAAACTAATTACGCGAAAAGTCATTAA
- the rfbC gene encoding dTDP-4-dehydrorhamnose 3,5-epimerase — translation MKVVTTEISDILLLEPQVFTDSRGFFFESYNQQNFTDKLGITVNFVQDNHSFSQHNVLRGLHYQIIQPQGKLVRAIVGTIFDVAVDIRKSSPTFGQWVGYELSAENKRQLWIPPGFAHGFVVLSEVAEVVYKTTDYYAPGGDRTILWNDPDLAINWPLKEPPILSAKDSQGQPLKSAEVYE, via the coding sequence GTGAAAGTTGTTACCACTGAAATCTCTGATATTTTACTCCTCGAACCGCAAGTATTTACTGACTCACGCGGCTTTTTCTTTGAATCTTATAATCAGCAAAATTTTACAGATAAACTTGGTATCACCGTAAACTTCGTTCAAGATAACCACTCATTTTCCCAACATAACGTCCTGCGTGGTCTGCACTATCAAATTATTCAACCCCAAGGTAAACTAGTTCGTGCTATTGTGGGGACTATTTTTGATGTTGCTGTAGATATCAGAAAAAGCTCTCCCACCTTCGGACAATGGGTAGGTTACGAACTCAGCGCCGAGAACAAACGCCAATTGTGGATACCTCCAGGCTTCGCTCATGGCTTTGTTGTACTTTCTGAAGTTGCCGAAGTTGTTTACAAAACTACAGATTACTATGCGCCTGGTGGCGATCGCACTATTCTATGGAATGATCCTGATTTAGCGATAAATTGGCCTCTCAAAGAACCACCAATTTTATCAGCTAAAGATAGCCAGGGTCAGCCATTGAAAAGCGCGGAAGTATATGAATGA
- the rfbD gene encoding dTDP-4-dehydrorhamnose reductase: protein MNESILLIGGNGQVGQEIHQILAPKYKVISAARPRIDLTQADSLRQIIQEVQPQIIINAAAYTAVDKAETEPEIATAINATAPQIIAEESQKLGSFLIHISTDYVFDGQQSHPYQETDPTNPLSVYGKTKLAGEIAIQQTHPQHLILRTAWVYGSFGKSNFVKTMLRLGAERQEIRVVKDQIGSPTWAQDIADTIAQVIPQIPEISGTYHYTNTGVISWYDFAVAIFAESQKLGFPLTVQQIIPITTAEYPTLAPRPAYSVLACEKMSQVLGTAPPHWQERLRLMLQDWLSKYSSL, encoded by the coding sequence ATGAATGAATCGATCCTACTAATAGGTGGTAACGGTCAAGTAGGTCAAGAAATCCACCAAATCCTTGCACCTAAATACAAAGTTATCTCAGCCGCACGACCCAGGATAGACCTAACTCAAGCTGATAGTCTGCGTCAAATCATCCAAGAAGTCCAACCGCAGATAATCATTAACGCTGCCGCTTACACTGCTGTAGACAAAGCCGAAACTGAACCCGAAATAGCCACAGCTATCAACGCTACAGCACCCCAAATTATCGCCGAAGAAAGCCAAAAACTCGGCTCATTCTTAATTCATATCTCCACAGATTACGTTTTTGATGGACAGCAAAGTCACCCTTACCAAGAAACAGACCCTACTAATCCCTTAAGTGTTTACGGTAAAACCAAACTAGCCGGAGAAATAGCCATTCAACAAACCCACCCCCAGCACCTCATTCTCCGTACAGCTTGGGTTTATGGCAGTTTTGGTAAAAGTAACTTTGTCAAAACCATGCTACGGTTGGGTGCAGAACGCCAAGAAATTCGGGTAGTTAAAGATCAAATTGGCTCCCCTACTTGGGCGCAAGATATCGCTGACACCATAGCCCAGGTGATACCCCAAATACCGGAAATTTCTGGGACTTACCACTACACAAACACTGGGGTAATTAGCTGGTATGACTTTGCCGTGGCTATTTTTGCCGAATCCCAAAAGCTAGGCTTTCCGCTCACAGTCCAACAAATTATTCCTATCACCACCGCCGAATATCCGACTTTAGCTCCCCGCCCTGCCTATTCTGTCCTAGCTTGTGAGAAAATGTCACAAGTTTTGGGAACTGCTCCCCCCCATTGGCAAGAAAGACTGCGGTTGATGCTTCAAGACTGGCTCTCCAAATATTCTTCATTATGA
- a CDS encoding glucose-1-phosphate thymidylyltransferase, with amino-acid sequence MKALILSGGRGTRLRPLTYTGAKQLVPVANKPILWYGIEEMVAAGITDIGIIISPETGAEVQSKTGDGKLFGANITYILQEQPAGLAHAVTVARPFLKDSPFVMYLGDNLIQQGDLSNFLQQFIQEQPDALILLREVINPSAFGVAKVDDTGRVLQLIEKPKVPPSNLALVGVYFFSPIIHDSIARIQPSNRGELEITDAIQRLIDDKRQVLACNLYGWWLDTGKKDDLLEANRLILDTCLTTSNLGEVDAKSQIIGRVQIGVNSQIINCTIRGPVVIGDNCYLENCFIGPYSSIANNTTLIDSDLEHSVILEGAKISGIDQRIIDSVIGQRAQLTIAPRRPKALRFLIGDDCQIELT; translated from the coding sequence ATGAAAGCACTAATTCTCTCTGGCGGTAGAGGTACACGTCTACGTCCACTCACCTATACTGGAGCAAAGCAACTTGTCCCAGTTGCGAACAAACCTATTCTATGGTATGGGATTGAAGAAATGGTTGCGGCTGGTATTACTGATATCGGTATAATTATCAGCCCAGAAACAGGGGCAGAAGTACAAAGTAAAACTGGAGATGGAAAACTTTTTGGAGCGAACATCACCTATATTTTACAAGAACAACCGGCCGGTCTAGCTCATGCCGTTACTGTTGCTCGTCCCTTCTTAAAAGATTCACCTTTTGTCATGTATCTGGGGGATAACCTAATTCAACAAGGAGACTTAAGCAACTTTTTACAACAGTTTATCCAAGAACAACCTGATGCTTTAATTCTCTTGCGTGAGGTTATCAACCCTAGCGCCTTTGGTGTAGCTAAGGTGGATGATACCGGGCGAGTACTACAATTAATCGAAAAACCCAAAGTTCCTCCATCCAATCTAGCTCTAGTAGGGGTTTATTTCTTTTCCCCGATTATTCATGATTCTATTGCTCGTATCCAGCCTTCAAACCGAGGAGAACTGGAAATTACTGATGCTATTCAACGCTTAATAGACGATAAAAGACAAGTATTAGCTTGTAATTTATATGGTTGGTGGTTAGACACTGGTAAAAAAGATGATTTATTAGAAGCTAACCGCTTAATTCTTGATACCTGTTTAACAACGTCTAACTTAGGGGAAGTGGATGCTAAAAGTCAAATCATTGGACGAGTTCAAATTGGAGTCAATTCCCAAATCATCAATTGTACAATACGTGGCCCCGTGGTTATTGGCGATAATTGTTATTTAGAAAATTGCTTTATTGGCCCTTATAGCAGCATCGCCAACAATACAACACTCATCGACTCAGATTTAGAACACAGCGTAATTTTAGAAGGTGCTAAAATATCCGGAATCGATCAGCGAATCATTGATAGTGTAATTGGACAACGCGCGCAACTAACAATTGCTCCCCGTCGCCCAAAAGCATTACGCTTTTTGATTGGTGATGATTGTCAAATAGAACTGACATAA
- a CDS encoding glycosyltransferase family 2 protein: MQFIEKIGIVLATYNPNLEYFEKQIQSIKQQSWQNWVCHIVDDCSHSEYQVGIKKIIDNDPRFICHFHSHNLNHYYNFERGLKYCAQDKSITAISLADQDDIWHEDKLKILLKKLRSQKAVLIHSDLELINSYDQTIHPSAWDFEGRKPHKLSHDLLLLRNVVTGCSVLFCTSLLTDVLPFPPQNKISWYHDWWIALVASHRGKIVHIHQPLVWYRIHNANNVGVLKDSGKIHCELLILCRKKFKINGNSYLVHRDFSKAFYRRFKRELNEIGYTNPFDDRKLDFGWNILKLLYKSLLVGYNSEGAALRIGILKLIFDVQRSYRIILYHCLKTFRSYYKNSQ; encoded by the coding sequence ATGCAGTTTATAGAAAAAATCGGTATTGTTTTAGCCACATATAATCCCAATCTAGAATATTTTGAGAAACAAATACAGTCTATTAAGCAACAAAGTTGGCAAAACTGGGTTTGTCACATTGTAGATGACTGTTCTCACTCAGAATATCAGGTGGGTATCAAGAAGATTATTGATAACGATCCACGTTTTATTTGCCATTTTCACAGTCATAATCTCAACCACTATTATAACTTTGAACGCGGTCTAAAATATTGCGCCCAAGATAAATCTATTACTGCTATATCTCTTGCTGATCAAGATGATATTTGGCATGAAGACAAGTTGAAAATTTTATTAAAAAAACTACGTTCACAAAAAGCAGTCTTAATACATTCTGATTTAGAGTTAATTAATAGTTACGACCAGACTATTCACCCATCTGCTTGGGATTTTGAAGGACGTAAACCACACAAATTATCCCACGATTTATTGTTACTTCGCAACGTGGTAACAGGATGTTCCGTATTATTTTGTACTTCTCTGCTCACGGATGTACTGCCATTTCCACCACAAAATAAAATTAGCTGGTATCACGATTGGTGGATAGCATTAGTTGCATCACATAGAGGCAAAATTGTACATATCCATCAACCTTTAGTTTGGTATAGAATTCATAATGCTAATAATGTCGGTGTTCTCAAAGACTCAGGCAAAATACATTGTGAATTATTGATTTTATGCCGCAAGAAATTTAAAATCAATGGCAATAGTTATTTAGTTCACCGAGACTTTAGTAAAGCATTTTATCGTCGATTTAAACGGGAACTTAATGAGATAGGTTATACCAATCCTTTTGATGATAGAAAATTGGATTTTGGTTGGAATATTCTTAAATTATTGTATAAAAGTTTGCTCGTAGGCTATAATTCAGAAGGTGCGGCGTTAAGAATTGGGATATTGAAACTAATTTTTGATGTCCAAAGAAGTTATAGAATCATACTTTATCATTGTTTAAAAACCTTTAGAAGTTATTATAAAAACAGTCAATAA
- a CDS encoding glycosyltransferase family 2 protein: MSEASNLLVSIILVNYNGADVIPNCLNSIDKFIPKDNCEIILVDNASQDNSYELVAKDFPDVKIVKLPKNYGFGSGNNAGAKIAKGEFLLLLNTDTILTTNILPHLIDLMRENPEVGVIGTKLLFPDETFQVSFAYTISLKGEYKSRKLHKYAEDKSKLNSLEQEFNTIKEVDIVVGAALFIRADLFHSLGGFDEKFFIYFEDADLCKRVQNQGYKILYTPQVSLIHIRGHSMKKNANATAMEYRRSQIYYYKKHCPLWERIILRIYLLAKFVPEFLATRNPYSLEIIKLLRKF, encoded by the coding sequence ATGTCCGAAGCGTCAAATCTTCTAGTATCAATTATTTTAGTTAACTACAATGGTGCTGATGTTATACCAAATTGCTTGAATTCCATAGATAAATTTATTCCTAAGGATAACTGTGAGATTATTCTAGTTGATAATGCTTCTCAAGATAATAGTTATGAGTTGGTTGCCAAAGATTTTCCTGATGTCAAAATAGTTAAATTGCCGAAAAACTATGGTTTTGGATCAGGAAATAATGCTGGTGCAAAAATCGCTAAAGGTGAATTTTTACTATTATTAAATACTGATACTATCCTAACTACCAATATTTTACCACACCTGATTGATTTGATGAGAGAAAATCCAGAGGTGGGTGTTATTGGTACTAAATTACTTTTTCCAGATGAGACATTTCAGGTTTCTTTTGCATACACAATTAGTCTTAAAGGTGAATATAAATCTAGAAAACTCCATAAATACGCCGAGGATAAATCTAAGTTAAATAGTTTAGAGCAGGAATTTAACACGATTAAAGAGGTGGATATTGTTGTCGGAGCAGCCTTATTTATTCGTGCAGATTTATTTCATAGTTTAGGTGGTTTTGACGAAAAGTTTTTTATCTATTTTGAAGATGCAGACTTATGTAAACGAGTGCAAAACCAAGGATATAAAATTTTATATACGCCTCAAGTGTCTTTAATACACATAAGAGGCCACTCTATGAAAAAAAATGCCAACGCTACGGCGATGGAATATAGACGTAGCCAAATTTATTATTACAAAAAACATTGTCCTTTATGGGAAAGAATTATTTTAAGAATATATCTATTGGCTAAATTTGTACCTGAGTTTTTGGCAACAAGAAATCCTTACAGTTTAGAAATAATAAAATTATTAAGAAAATTTTGA
- a CDS encoding class I SAM-dependent methyltransferase translates to MSNQILQQQIAYYRARANEYDQWFYRIGRYDRGNELNRRWFKEVGIVKQGLQQIGQADKILELACGTGIWTQELLKIGQKITAIDASEEVIEINRRKLNSPKVEYHQIDLFAWEPQAEYDLVFFSFWLSHVPPELLKPFLLKVYKSVRVGGRLFIVDSRFEPTSTANNHILNDDGSIYKNRKLNDGQEFQIVKVFYQQDELQKHLTQVGFKSDVKVTDHYFIYANNTKFYN, encoded by the coding sequence ATGAGCAATCAAATTCTGCAACAACAAATTGCCTACTATCGTGCTAGAGCCAACGAATACGATCAGTGGTTTTATCGCATTGGTCGTTACGATCGCGGTAATGAACTAAATCGGCGTTGGTTTAAAGAAGTTGGTATTGTCAAGCAGGGTCTGCAACAAATCGGCCAAGCTGATAAAATCTTAGAATTAGCCTGTGGAACCGGAATTTGGACACAAGAGCTTTTAAAAATTGGACAGAAAATTACTGCAATTGATGCCTCCGAAGAAGTAATTGAAATTAATCGCCGCAAATTAAATTCCCCCAAAGTAGAATATCACCAAATTGATTTATTTGCCTGGGAACCTCAAGCTGAATATGATTTAGTATTTTTCTCTTTCTGGTTATCTCATGTGCCACCAGAATTACTGAAACCGTTTCTGCTAAAAGTTTATAAATCTGTGCGTGTCGGTGGACGATTATTTATCGTTGACTCACGCTTTGAGCCAACATCTACAGCTAATAATCATATTTTGAATGATGATGGCAGTATATATAAAAACCGGAAGTTAAATGATGGGCAAGAATTTCAAATAGTGAAAGTTTTTTATCAGCAAGATGAACTGCAAAAGCATCTGACACAAGTTGGTTTTAAATCCGATGTAAAAGTGACAGACCATTATTTTATCTATGCAAATAATACGAAGTTTTATAATTGA
- a CDS encoding glycosyltransferase family 4 protein: MSLLINLSFAPLQPTGWLTYSLNLLPHIKYLGVNVLSPREIPEVKVYQSPTNITTECGIKGHFQRLMWVQFKLPSFYKKLKSQLLFSPIPEVPLFSRCRSIVTIHDLIPLRFPQEFSAAQLFYCRNYLPAVIKQSEHIICNSLSTAHDIQNFLGVPEKKITITSLAIDTENFKFLDLPKKNYFLYYGRHNIYKNLNRIIAAFAALPNKDYELWLAGPNDARYTPTLQAQVEELGITHRVKFLDYVSYSELPVIINQAIALVFPSLWEGFGFPVLEALACGTPVITSNLSSLPEVAGDAAILINPYNTAEITDAMQNIANDVKLQSHLSTQGIARANQFSWERTGKATSEVLSRYL; the protein is encoded by the coding sequence ATGTCTTTATTAATAAACTTATCTTTTGCCCCTCTTCAACCAACAGGCTGGTTAACTTATAGCCTGAATTTGTTGCCGCATATTAAATATTTAGGTGTTAATGTTCTCAGTCCCAGGGAAATTCCTGAAGTAAAAGTTTATCAATCTCCAACTAACATTACAACAGAATGTGGAATTAAAGGACATTTTCAACGTTTGATGTGGGTGCAGTTTAAATTACCCAGTTTTTATAAAAAACTAAAGTCTCAATTATTATTTTCACCTATTCCCGAAGTTCCTCTATTTTCCAGATGTCGCAGTATTGTTACTATTCATGATTTAATCCCTTTAAGATTTCCCCAGGAATTTTCTGCGGCGCAACTTTTTTATTGCCGTAATTATCTACCTGCTGTTATTAAGCAATCAGAACACATTATTTGTAATTCCTTGAGTACTGCCCATGATATCCAGAATTTTCTAGGTGTTCCAGAAAAGAAGATAACTATAACTTCCTTAGCCATTGACACAGAAAATTTTAAGTTTTTGGATTTACCGAAGAAGAATTATTTTTTATATTATGGGCGACATAATATTTATAAAAATTTAAATCGAATTATTGCCGCTTTTGCTGCGTTACCGAACAAGGATTATGAACTGTGGTTAGCAGGCCCAAATGATGCACGTTATACCCCGACGTTGCAAGCACAAGTTGAGGAACTAGGGATAACTCATCGTGTGAAGTTCCTTGATTATGTTTCTTATAGTGAATTACCTGTCATTATTAATCAAGCGATCGCACTTGTTTTCCCCAGTCTTTGGGAAGGCTTTGGTTTCCCAGTCTTAGAAGCCTTGGCCTGCGGTACTCCTGTCATTACCTCTAACCTCTCTTCCTTACCGGAAGTGGCGGGAGATGCAGCTATCCTCATCAACCCCTACAACACAGCAGAAATCACAGATGCGATGCAGAACATAGCGAATGATGTTAAATTGCAATCCCATTTGTCTACCCAAGGAATCGCCAGAGCCAATCAATTTAGTTGGGAAAGAACAGGTAAAGCAACGAGTGAAGTTTTATCTCGTTATCTTTGA
- the pcrA gene encoding DNA helicase PcrA yields the protein MTTDFLSHLNPSQRQAVEHYCGPLLVVAGAGSGKTRALTYRIANLILKHRVAPENILAVTFTNKAAREMKERIQRLFAEQLALTEHGKRLDLLPEHEQTKLRSRVYKTTIKELWCGTFHSLFSRILRFDIEKYQDEKGRQWNRNFSIFDESDVQGLIKEIVTKQLNLDDKKFEPRSVRYAISNAKNQGLSPQEFEKDQPNYRGRVIADVYNRYQDKLAENNALDFDDLILIPTRLFQQNEQVLGYWHRKFCHILVDEYQDTNRTQYDLIRLLTTNGEERKSAWEWQNRSVFVVGDADQSIYSFRMADFTILLEFQNQFGDGLPDEDTRTMVKLEENYRSCENILQVANELIENNTQRIDKVLKATRGAGEEIYCHKADNELEEADFVIRQIRTLEHQNPELDWGSFAILYRTNAQSRPFEELLVRNQIPYTVVGGMKFYDRKEIKDVIAYLRAIANPSDTVSLLRVINTPRRGIGKATIDNLINASQQLGTTLWEILSDETSVNTLAGRSAKGVNHFAQMINRWQEQITTAPVTEIVMGILEDSGYVQDLQNQGTDESEDRIQNVQELYNAVLQFQEENEDVSLTAFLQSTALSSDLDNLKEGQTAVSLMTLHASKGLEFPVVFLVGLEQGLFPGYRSLNDPAALEEERRLCYVGITRAQERLYLSFARERRLYGSREPAMRSQFLDELPAELITTQYQVRQTYTKPPSTTNGKQTANQDWQVGDRVLHKSFGIGEITHVFGSGSKLSVAVKFTSLGQKIIDPRVAQLQKVD from the coding sequence ATGACTACCGACTTTCTCAGTCATCTGAATCCCAGCCAACGTCAAGCCGTGGAACACTATTGCGGCCCCTTGTTAGTTGTTGCTGGTGCTGGTTCCGGTAAAACACGAGCGCTAACTTATCGGATTGCTAATTTAATACTAAAGCACCGCGTTGCTCCCGAAAATATTTTGGCGGTGACTTTCACCAACAAAGCCGCCAGGGAGATGAAAGAACGGATTCAACGGCTGTTTGCGGAACAATTAGCCTTGACAGAACACGGAAAGCGTTTAGATTTATTACCAGAACACGAACAAACTAAATTGCGATCGCGCGTTTATAAAACTACTATTAAAGAACTGTGGTGTGGTACTTTCCACAGTTTATTTTCCCGTATTCTCCGCTTTGATATCGAAAAATACCAAGATGAAAAAGGGCGACAATGGAATCGTAATTTTTCCATTTTTGATGAATCTGATGTACAAGGTCTCATCAAAGAAATCGTCACGAAACAATTAAATCTAGATGATAAGAAGTTTGAGCCGCGTTCTGTCCGCTACGCCATTAGTAATGCCAAAAATCAAGGACTTTCACCCCAGGAATTTGAAAAAGACCAGCCAAATTATCGTGGGAGAGTAATTGCTGATGTCTATAATCGTTATCAAGATAAACTAGCAGAAAACAACGCTCTTGATTTTGATGATTTAATCTTAATTCCTACGAGATTATTTCAACAGAATGAACAAGTTTTAGGTTACTGGCATCGCAAGTTTTGTCACATTCTTGTAGACGAATATCAAGATACTAACCGCACACAATACGATTTAATTCGCCTGTTGACAACCAATGGCGAAGAGAGAAAAAGTGCATGGGAATGGCAAAATCGCTCGGTTTTTGTTGTCGGTGATGCAGACCAATCTATTTACAGCTTTAGAATGGCAGATTTCACCATCCTGCTGGAGTTTCAGAATCAATTTGGTGATGGTTTGCCAGATGAAGATACCCGCACAATGGTGAAGTTAGAAGAGAACTATCGCTCATGTGAAAACATTCTCCAAGTTGCTAACGAACTGATTGAAAATAATACTCAAAGAATTGATAAAGTCCTGAAGGCGACGCGGGGAGCAGGTGAGGAAATTTACTGCCACAAGGCAGATAATGAATTAGAAGAAGCTGATTTTGTAATTCGTCAAATCCGCACATTAGAGCATCAAAACCCGGAGTTAGATTGGGGTAGCTTTGCGATTTTGTATCGGACAAATGCCCAATCTCGTCCCTTTGAAGAATTGTTAGTCAGGAATCAGATTCCTTACACAGTTGTGGGTGGAATGAAGTTCTATGACCGCAAAGAAATTAAAGATGTCATAGCTTATTTAAGGGCGATCGCTAATCCCTCGGATACAGTTAGTCTATTACGAGTGATTAACACCCCTCGGCGTGGTATCGGTAAGGCGACTATTGATAACTTAATCAATGCTTCCCAGCAATTAGGTACAACTCTCTGGGAAATTTTAAGTGATGAAACATCAGTCAACACGTTAGCTGGGCGATCGGCTAAAGGGGTAAATCACTTTGCCCAAATGATTAACCGTTGGCAAGAGCAAATAACCACAGCCCCAGTTACAGAAATAGTTATGGGGATTTTAGAAGATTCTGGTTACGTACAAGATTTACAAAACCAAGGAACAGACGAATCTGAAGACCGCATCCAAAACGTACAGGAACTTTACAACGCCGTCTTACAATTCCAAGAAGAGAATGAAGATGTTTCTTTAACAGCGTTTCTACAAAGTACAGCCCTTAGTTCCGATTTAGATAACCTCAAGGAAGGTCAAACAGCCGTTTCTCTAATGACTCTGCACGCTTCCAAAGGTTTGGAATTTCCTGTAGTCTTCTTGGTAGGTTTGGAACAGGGATTATTCCCCGGCTACCGTTCACTAAATGACCCCGCAGCCTTAGAAGAAGAACGCCGCCTCTGTTATGTAGGGATTACTCGCGCCCAAGAACGGTTGTATTTATCCTTCGCCCGTGAACGCCGCTTATATGGCTCACGGGAACCCGCCATGCGATCGCAATTTCTCGACGAACTACCAGCCGAATTAATCACCACCCAATACCAAGTCCGACAAACCTATACTAAACCCCCATCAACTACCAATGGTAAGCAAACAGCAAATCAAGATTGGCAAGTAGGGGACAGAGTTTTACACAAAAGTTTTGGGATTGGGGAAATAACCCACGTTTTTGGTTCTGGTAGCAAGCTTTCTGTCGCGGTTAAATTTACGAGCTTGGGTCAGAAAATTATTGACCCCAGAGTAGCGCAATTACAAAAGGTGGATTAG